One Brassica napus cultivar Da-Ae chromosome A1, Da-Ae, whole genome shotgun sequence genomic region harbors:
- the LOC106432855 gene encoding F-box/LRR-repeat protein At3g03030-like, with translation MDLLSALPDDVRSHILSFLTTKEAALTSVLSKKWRYMFTRVPVLDVDDSNFLHPRIFMAFVDRVLSLQGDSPIERFTLKCEDGVDPERVNGWICNALRRGVSELDLSINFEDEDYLLPREMFVSETLVKLKLTSEFGLHWWVGADATFLPLLKTLRIASEMVSMDCDVNMERFLACFPVLEEAELISMDWVDPVDTVSSSTLKKLTVHATGMKTVQNPKSISFDAPNLRFLAYSDWVAEDYPVVKLSKLDVARIALSVTDDQTRKIRGPRKYLSEGDVVRQFGNVVKLMIGIRDVRELHLHPDTLEVLSQCCDSMPVFNNLKMLIITSDEDRGWQAMPALLRNCPQLEFLLIKGLVHHVTKQCGDACDCIHKKHKGRSLKSCPVKMFVIRGFTGTMKEMNMIEHFLDYFPCLEEMNIYIEEDVPTPLKYDRQFAERVLEMIEEFDYSYKCNVQLLDE, from the exons TCCTCTCCAAGAAATGGCGTTACATGTTCACACGTGTCCCCGTGCTCGACGTCGACGACTCTAACTTTCTCCATCCGCGGATCTTCATGGCCTTCGTGGACCGCGTGTTGTCTCTCCAAGGTGACTCTCCCATCGAGAGATTCACCTTGAAGTGTGAAGACGGTGTTGATCCAGAACGTGTTAACGGTTGGATATGCAACGCGCTGCGACGTGGCGTCTCGGAGCTTGATCTCTCCATCAACTTCGAGGACGAAGACTATCTTCTCCCTCGAGAGATGTTTGTGAGCGAGACGCTCGTGAAGCTGAAGCTAACGAGCGAGTTTGGTCTTCACTGGTGGGTTGGAGCCGACGCCACTTTCTTACCGTTGCTCAAGACTCTCCGCATCGCCTCGGAGATGGTAAGCATGGATTGCGATGTTAATATGGAGAGGTTTCTCGCTTGCTTCCCCGTCCTCGAGGAAGCGGAGTTGATAAGCATGGACTGGGTTGATCCCGTTGATACTGTGTCTAGTTCAACTCTCAAGAAACTGACGGTTCACGCCACCGGGATGAAAACCGTTCAGAACCCGAAAAGCATTTCTTTCGACGCTCCGAACCTGCGTTTCTTGGCCTACTCTGATTGGGTTGCGGAGGACTATCCAGTAGTTAAACTGAGCAAGTTAGATGTGGCGCGAATCGCGCTATCGGTGACTGatgatcaaaccaggaagatAAGAGGTCCGCGTAAGTATTTGTCAGAAGGTGATGTTGTTCGACAGTTTGGCAATGTGGTTAAGCTCATGATTGGCATACGGGATGTTCGGGAACTTCACTTGCATCCTGACACTCTCGAG gtGCTTTCTCAATGCTGTGATTCAATGCCTGTGTTCAACAACCTCAAGATGTTAATCATTACAAGTGACGAGGATAGAGGATGGCAAGCAATGCCAGCTCTCCTAAGGAACTGTCCACAGCTAGAGTTTCTACTCATTAAG GGTTTAGTGCACCATGTGACTAAGCAATGCGGGGATGCTTGTGACTGCATTCACAAAAAGCACAAAGGACGTTCGCTCAAGTCATGTCCGGTGAAAATGTTTGTGATCAGAGGGTTTACGGGAACGATGAAAGAGATGAACATGATAGAGCATTTCTTGGACTATTTTCCTTGTTTGGAGGAGATGAATATCTATATCGAAGAAGATGTTCCTACACCGCTTAAGTACGACCGTCAATTTGCCGAACGTGTCTTGGAGATGATAGAAGAGTTCGACTACTCGTACAAATGCAATGTCCAGCTCCTTGATGAGTGA
- the LOC106435810 gene encoding cellulose synthase-like protein D3 produces MASNNHFTNSRSNLSTNSDAAEAARNHQQPPGVTFARRTSSGRYVNYSRDDLDSELGSVDFTNYTVHIPPTPDNQPMDPSISQKVEEQYVSSSLFTGGFNSVTRAHLMDKVIDSETNHPQMAGAKGSSCAIPGCDVKVMSDERGQDLLPCECDFKICRDCFVDAVKTGGGICPGCKEPYRNTDLTDLAENNNKGQQQRPMLPPPSSGGGSKMERRLSLMKSTKSGLMRSQTGDFDHNRWLFETSGTYGYGNAFWTKDGNLGSEKDGSHGMGPQDLMSRPWRPLTRKLQIPAAVISPYRLLIFIRIVVLALFLMWRIKHQNQDAIWLWGMSVVCELWFAFSWLLDQLPKLCPINRATDLNVLKEKFETPTPSNPTGKSDLPGLDMFVSTADPEKEPPLVTSNTILSILAADYPVEKLACYVSDDGGALLTFEAMAEAASFANIWVPFCRKHNIEPRNPDSYFSLKRDPYKNKVKTDFVKDRRRVKREYDEFKVRINGLPDSIRRRSDAYHAREEIKAMKEQRQNREDEIVEPVKIPKATWMADGTHWPGTWINSAPDHSRSDHAGIIQVMLKPPSDEPLHGDSEGFLDLTDVDIRLPLLVYVSREKRPGYDHNKKAGAMNALVRASAIMSNGPFILNLDCDHYIYNSQALREGMCFMMDRGGDRLCYVQFPQRFEGIDPSDRYANHNTVFFDVNMRALDGLMGPVYVGTGCLFRRIALYGFDPPRSKEHSPGFCSCCFGRKKKKSRVAEENRSLRMSGGGGDSDDDEEMSLSLVPKKFGNSTFLIDSIPVAEFQGRPLADHPAVQNGRPPGALTIPRELLDASTVAEAIAVISCWYEDKTEWGSRIGWIYGSVTEDVVTGYRMHNRGWKSVYCVTKRDAFRGTAPINLTDRLHQVLRWATGSVEIFFSRNNAFLASPKMKILQRIAYLNVGIYPFTSIFLIVYCFLPALSLFSGQFIVQTLNVTFLIYLLIISITLCLLALLEIKWSGISLEEWWRNEQFWLIGGTSAHLAAVIQGLLKVVAGIEISFTLTSKSGGDDVDDEFADLYVVKWTSLMIPPITIMMVNLIAIAVGFSRTIYSVIPQWSKLIGGVFFSFWVLAHLYPFAKGLMGRRGKTPTIVYVWSGLVAITISLLWVAVNPPAGSTQIGGSFTFP; encoded by the exons ATGGCGTCTAATAACCATTTCACCAACAGTCGATCCAACCTCTCAACAAACTCCGACGCCGCCGAAGCCGCAAGAAACCACCAGCAGCCGCCCGGCGTGACATTCGCTCGGAGAACTTCCTCCGGACGCTACGTCAACTACTCGAGAGATGATCTCGACAGCGAACTCGGAAGCGTCGATTTCACTAACTACACCGTCCACATCCCACCGACTCCAGACAACCAGCCCATGGACCCGTCCATCTCCCAAAAGGTGGAGGAGCAGTACGTGTCCAGCTCCCTGTTCACGGGAGGTTTCAACAGCGTCACGCGCGCTCATCTCATGGACAAAGTGATTGACTCCGAGACGAATCATCCGCAGATGGCTGGCGCTAAAGGGTCCTCTTGCGCTATCCCTGGTTGTGATGTGAAGGTGATGAGCGACGAGAGAGGTCAAGATCTTTTGCCTTGTGAGTGTGATTTCAAGATTTGTAGAGATTGCTTTGTGGACGCTGTGAAGACAGGAGGTGGGATCTGTCCCGGGTGTAAGGAGCCTTACAGGAACACGGATCTAACAGACTTGGCTGAGAACAATAACAAGGGGCAGCAGCAAAGGCCTATGCTTCCTCCACCTTCTTCTGGTGGTGGGTCCAAGATGGAGAGGAGACTGTCGCTGATGAAGTCAACTAAGTCCGGTTTGATGAGGAGTCAAACCGGGGATTTTGATCATAACCGGTGGTTGTTTGAGACTAGTGGGACTTATGGTTACGGTAATGCTTTTTGGACGAAAGATGGGAACTTAGGTAGTGAGAAGGATGGTAGTCACGGTATGGGGCCTCAGGATCTGATGAGCAGACCGTGGAGACCGCTTACTCGGAAGCTCCAGATTCCTGCAGCTGTTATTAGTCCTTACAG GCTTTTGATATTTATAAGGATTGTTGTTCTTGCATTGTTCTTGATGTGGAGGATTAAGCACCAGAACCAAGATGCAATATGGCTATGGGGGATGTCTGTGGTTTGCGAGCTTTGGTTCGCCTTCTCTTGGCTTCTTGATCAGCTTCCGAAGCTGTGTCCCATCAACCGAGCTACAGATCTCAACGTTCTCAAAGAGAAATTTGAAACGCCCACGCCGAGCAACCCGACGGGGAAGTCTGATCTCCCTGGACTAGACATGTTTGTATCAACAGCAGATCCGGAGAAAGAGCCTCCTCTCGTCACTTCCAACACCATTTTATCCATCCTAGCTGCCGACTACCCTGTGGAAAAGCTTGCCTGCTATGTCTCAGACGACGGAGGAGCGCTTCTGACGTTTGAAGCCATGGCTGAAGCAGCTAGTTTCGCAAACATATGGGTTCCTTTCTGTCGTAAACACAACATCGAGCCGAGGAATCCGGATTCTTATTTTAGTCTGAAGAGAGATCCTTACAAGAACAAGGTGAAGACTGATTTTGTGAAGGATAGGAGGAGGGTGAAGCGTGAGTATGATGAGTTTAAGGTTAGGATCAACGGCTTGCCTGACTCTATCAGGCGACGTTCTGATGCTTATCACGCGAGGGAAGAGATTAAGGCCATGAAGGAGCAGAGACAGAACAGAGAGGATGAGATTGTGGAGCCGGTTAAGATTCCTAAAGCTACATGGATGGCTGATGGTACTCATTGGCCTGGGACTTGGATTAACTCTGCTCCTGATCATTCCCGAAGTGACCATGCTGGTATCATTCAG GTGATGTTGAAGCCTCCTAGTGATGAGCCACTACATGGAGACTCTGAAGGGTTCTTAGATCTTACAGATGTCGACATTCGTCTTCCTCTTCTGGTCTATGTCTCGCGTGAGAAACGACCAGGTTATGACCACAACAAGAAAGCAGGAGCCATGAATGCATTGGTCCGAGCATCTGCAATCATGTCCAACGGTCCATTCATACTAAATCTCGACTGCGATCACTACATATACAACTCTCAGGCTTTGAGAGAAGGAATGTGTTTCATGATGGACCGAGGCGGCGACCGCCTTTGCTACGTTCAGTTCCCGCAGCGGTTCGAAGGCATTGACCCATCTGATCGGTACGCTAACCACAACACTGTCTTCTTCGATGTCAACATGAGGGCTCTCGATGGTTTGATGGGTCCGGTTTACGTCGGAACGGGTTGTCTCTTCAGAAGAATCGCTTTGTATGGATTCGATCCACCACGGTCTAAAGAACACAGTCCTGGATTCTGTAGCTGTTGCTTCGGTCGCAAGAAAAAGAAGAGCCGTGTGGCTGAAGAAAACAGATCATTGAGAatgagtggtggtggtggtgactcGGATGATGACGAAGAGATGAGTCTCTCTCTGGTTCCTAAAAAGTTTGGAAACTCGACGTTCCTTATAGATTCGATCCCTGTAGCAGAGTTCCAAGGCCGTCCGCTTGCTGACCACCCGGCCGTGCAGAACGGACGGCCTCCTGGAGCTCTCACCATCCCTCGTGAGCTTCTAGATGCGTCGACGGTGGCGGAAGCTATAGCAGTCATCTCATGTTGGTACGAAGATAAAACCGAGTGGGGGTCGAGGATCGGTTGGATCTACGGTTCTGTCACTGAAGACGTTGTCACCGGTTATAGAATGCATAACCGTGGCTGGAAGTCAGTTTACTGCGTGACGAAAAGGGATGCATTCCGCGGCACGGCTCCTATAAACTTGACGGATAGGCTTCACCAGGTTCTCCGCTGGGCTACTGGCTCAGTGGAGATCTTCTTCTCGAGAAACAACGCCTTCCTAGCTTCCCCGAAGATGAAGATCCTCCAGAGAATCGCTTACCTTAACGTTGGAATCTATCCTTTCACTTCGATCTTCCTCATCGTCTACTGCTTCCTCCCTGCGCTCTCGCTCTTCTCGGGACAGTTCATAGTCCAAACGCTTAACGTCACATTCCTCATCTACCTTTTGATCATCTCCATCACATTGTGTTTACTAGCTCTCCTCGAGATCAAATGGTCAGGAATCTCGTTGGAAGAATGGTGGAGAAACGAGCAGTTCTGGCTCATTGGAGGAACAAGCGCTCATTTAGCTGCGGTTATCCAAGGACTGCTCAAAGTGGTGGCTGGAATCGAAATCTCTTTCACGTTGACGTCTAAATCAGGAGGAGACGACGTGGACGACGAGTTTGCGGATCTTTACGTAGTGAAATGGACGTCTCTGATGATCCCACCGATCACGATCATGATGGTGAATCTAATCGCTATCGCGGTCGGGTTTAGCAGGACGATATATAGTGTGATTCCTCAGTGGAGTAAGTTGATAGGAGGAGTGTTTTTCAGCTTCTGGGTGTTGGCTCATCTTTATCCTTTTGCTAAAGGGCTTATGGGGAGAAGAGGAAAGACTCCGACCATTGTTTATGTTTGGTCGGGACTTGTTGCTATCACTATTTCGCTGCTTTGGGTTGCTGTTAACCCACCTGCTGGTTCTACTCAAATTGGAGGATCGTTCACGTTTCCGTGA